A region of the Candidatus Pelagibacter ubique HTCC1062 genome:
TGTAGCTAATTGGAAAATGTATGGGAATTTATCTTCTTTAAATACATTGGATAAAGTTATTAGATTTTCAAAATCTAAAGAAATAAAGGGAGGTAGATTAATTTACTGCCCTCCAAATACTTTAATAAGTTCTTTTGCTAAAAAATTTAATAATTGTCAAATTGGTATTGGTGGACAAAATTGTCATGAAAGCAAAGATTATGGTGCTCACACTGGCCATGTTAATTCCCGTATGTTAAAAAACATTGGTGCGCATTTTGTAATTATTGGTCATTCTGAAAATAGAAAACAAGGTGAGAGTGATAAACTAATTAATCTAAAAATAAAAAGTGCTCTCGAAGCTAAATTAAAAGTTATTTTTTGTATTGGTGAAACTTTAAGTGAAAAAAGAAAAAAAAAGACACGTTCAATTTTATCTAAACAAATTAAAATTGGTCTAAAAAATATTAAAAATAAATCTAATATTTTTATTGCTTATGAGCCTGTTTGGGCTATTGGCAGTGGCATTATACCAAAATCATATGATCTTTTTAAAACTATAGAATTTATTAAAAGTAAATTTAGAGATAAATTGCCAAAAGTTTTATATGGAGGTTCAGTCAACCCTGAAAATATTACAAACTTAAAAAAAATTAATAATATTGATGGTTTTTTGATTGGTGGTGCATCTCAAAGTGCTAAAAAATTTATTGATATAGTCAAAAAAACGTATAGTTAAGCCACATGGAAAATATTTTATTAGTAGTCAACTTAGTGCTAGCAACAATACTTGTACTTTTGATACTTGTACAAAAATCAGAAGGTGGTGCTCTTGGCATAGGTGTCTCTCAGGATAATTTTATGCTTTCCAGATCTGCAGGTAATTTTATGGGGAAGGCTACTGCAGTAGTTGCAACTTTATTTATAATTTGTAGCTTAGCTTTAACAATTATATCTAGAGGTGAGTTAACACCTACTGAATCAGTTTTGGATATCATTGAAGAAAAGTCTAGTGATACACCTTCAATTCCTGAAAATAATTAAAAAATTAAAAAAAAAGTTTAAGAAATAAATACTTTTACCTTTAAAAACCCAAACTGGTCACTCAACCTTTATTAGAATATTTCTAATGATTTATAAAGAGTTCGTG
Encoded here:
- a CDS encoding triose-phosphate isomerase is translated as MTNKYMYFVANWKMYGNLSSLNTLDKVIRFSKSKEIKGGRLIYCPPNTLISSFAKKFNNCQIGIGGQNCHESKDYGAHTGHVNSRMLKNIGAHFVIIGHSENRKQGESDKLINLKIKSALEAKLKVIFCIGETLSEKRKKKTRSILSKQIKIGLKNIKNKSNIFIAYEPVWAIGSGIIPKSYDLFKTIEFIKSKFRDKLPKVLYGGSVNPENITNLKKINNIDGFLIGGASQSAKKFIDIVKKTYS
- the secG gene encoding preprotein translocase subunit SecG, producing the protein MENILLVVNLVLATILVLLILVQKSEGGALGIGVSQDNFMLSRSAGNFMGKATAVVATLFIICSLALTIISRGELTPTESVLDIIEEKSSDTPSIPENN